In Mixophyes fleayi isolate aMixFle1 chromosome 3, aMixFle1.hap1, whole genome shotgun sequence, the genomic stretch ttaatgaatcaggctctctgtCTCTAATGATTTACTTTACAGAGTGCAAATGCAGAGCTATTATTTGGTTAGACTACAAACAATTCTGTCTAGAAGGAGCAGCTGTTAGTTCCACTTTACATTGGCTTAGACATCAGCAGCTGGCTGTCACAAGTGGTGATAATCGTTTTCATGATGCTGACAAATCCGTCAGCATTGagtcctacaaaagaaaaccgatttgTGAAAAATACGACTACAATCTAAACAGACTTACATGAATGTGCAGCTTTCCGAAGGAACCGCCACTCTGAAAGTCAGGGCTTCCGGAGTCCTGCGTGTTCGGAAGCCCTGGCTGTCCGCATGGCGGTTCCTTCGGAAAGCTGCACATTTAGTGTTCAAGTAAGTCTTTTTAGATTGTGGTCGTATTTTTCAcaaatcggttttcttttgtaggactCAATGCTGTCGGATTTGCCAGCATCGTCAAAACATACCCAATCCGTCACAAGTCTTAGTGGATTATGATGTGTCCAGCAATACACCCCTGTTATTACAATATAAATGATACTGTCTATGAAGCAGTACATGTTGTTTGTTCTAATCATCAGTTAAagtattgtaataaatgtattttttatatcagaaaaaaacacacaccacaaAATGGTTTCTGCAGAGTTATAAACAGAACGTCTACCTTCTGCTGCTCTCTCATGGGATAATGAATGTGAGTCACATTTACTTGAGACTTAATCATGCCTAGCCTCTGTTAAATGGTAATCAAATCTTGAGAGTGAGTTTCTCTCTGTTTATAGAGACATTAATGCAAACTATTCTGTTAGGCATGTAAGCCATAcagattcttttttttcttttttctaaaaaTGTAACCTGATATAACCATTGCTATCATATATCCAATAAGCATTTGACATGTGGTTCACATGCAGTCAGTGTGCAATTGATGCATTTGCATGTGCTTCCAAATGGTATAGAGAGTGCAAATGATACAGAGCTTTTCACATTAAATTCAATGGGGTTCTACCAGCATGTGTGCTGCATATAGTAATCCCTTTGAAATTGATTATTTGTCACTAAAACAGGAGGAGAATATATATGGGAATATATGAGAAtatattgtgggcagcacagtggcctagtggttagcacatctgcctcacagcactggggtcatgagtttgattcccgaccatggccttatctgtgtggagtttgtatgttctccctgtgtttgcgtgggtttcctccgggtgctccggtttcctcccacactccaaaaaaaacatactggtatgttaattggctgcaatcaaaaattgaccctaggctctccctctttgtctatctgtctccctctctgtctgtctgtctgtgtgtgattgtgtgtctatagtagggaatttagactgtaagctccaatggggcagggactgatgtgaatgagttctctgtacagcactgcagaattagtggcgctatataaataaatgatgatgatgatgatatgggctcccactgctatagtgaaaaccaaCTTAAATGATGGCAACAAGCATGTGTCTCCCTGCTATAATGGAAAGGAACCCCAAGCTGGACTGGTTCTCACTATTATTAGGGGGACCACTAATGAGGGGTCACCCTGTTATACAAGTCTCAGTCTGATCAGCACAGGGTTAGAGCCTTTTTGGGGGAGTTTCTTCCTCCAAGAGACTGCCAACCCTGTTTTGAACAATGTTGCACTGTTCCCAGCCTCCCTGAGCTGTGTAAGCTGGGTAATCAGGGATATTAGAATCCTAGAGTGGCAAATTTGTCCCTTCAGCggtcccagtataatggtaaGGGGTCCTCAAGACCCCATTCCATTATACtaaaatagcaaatatatataaataaaatacagacacaTAATTGTTAAatcaacttttatttaaataaaaactctaTCAAATACCTATGTTAACCACTTTATTGAAAAAATATGTCTTCCATTGTAATCCAATGGAATGTTCTTTATCATTTGATCTAAGGAAAATTAAATAATTGTAAACCAAGGGAAATCTTTTAATTATAATACAATAGGAAATATTTTATGTGTAATTCATGgggaataaatttaataaacaatatcAGACATCAACTGTTTGCTAGGAGCACATTACTAAATTATAGAAGAAACAATTGGGAGtctagccaatcacaagctgttTCCCACGCTAGCCAAAATGAGATTGCCTGAAGGTGCTGTTGCCCTCACAATAGTAGAGACTAGTTAAATCTTTATTGATATTAAGCAAAGCAAACTAACAATCCTGTGGACCTCCATTCATGTCAATGGGTCATTCATTTTAATGGCCTATTCATTTGAATGAGGTTATTAcacaaccccattgaaatgaatgagtcattgaaaacaatagaccattgacatgaatggaaaaaatacagtacaatgcTGGTATAAGGGCACTGACGCTGAGTTCTGATACTCAACTTTCTACCTAATAGCATTCCTAAATCATGTTTCTTAAGAACCTTTAAATATGTGTTTCCATGTAAACTGTGCCTGAATAGTACAAAATGTGCCCCGTTGAAAAGGTATCTcatccttcaaacatgcactcaaaactcacctcttcctcaaagcctaccaaccatctacttaacccccatcacctccctttagctcgtcctcccttctctcctcttgcctcaactggcccctcttgtgcctggtctgtttaccctcccttaggatgtaagctcgtatgagcagggccccctcccctcctgtctccatacctgttcttccgctccgtctttactgcatatgactggccggagtttctgaagtattggtactttttgttcattgttctgtatggtttcaccctgtatagtctactgttagtactgtgtgcggcgctgcggataccttgtggcacctaacaaataaatgataataataataataataataatagtggtcaTAGATGCGTGCAGAAAGATGAGTAGCCTTTGTGATGACATAGCAGCATCTTCCAAAATACTTTATATTGACATACATTTGCATGCTTTGCTCTTGCTAAAAATGTAAGTGAGGTGTAGTGTTTAAAAGCCAGTGGGTAAGGGTCCTAAGGAATAGAATGTGaaatttagagattttttttaactgttttaaagTATTAGAATTTTGTCATTATTAGCTTGTGTCAAGTTTGATAAGTGAAAGAAACGACATTGCTGGTGTCTAGgtttttttgttctttcattATAGTTGAAAGATTAACAGCATACAACAAACATTTACAGCATATCTGGCAACAAACCATCCATTGCTGTTAAAAGGGCTGTCAGAAACAGGGGCATCAGTACCCACTCACCATGTTTCAAATAAGATGAGCAGTAACAGTATTAAAATTAGTGAATGGCATGGTGCTATTATAGGCAGGTGCAGATTAGCTTTTTAACTGCCGTTACAGCAGAAATCTGACGCTGAGTTCTGATATTCAACTTTCTACCTAATAGCATTCCTAAATCATGTTTCTTAAGAACCTTTAAATATGTGTTTCCATGTAAATTGTGCCTGAATAGTACAAAATGTGCCCCGTTGAAAAGGTATCTCATCctacaaaataaaatcaattttttgctGATGGGGCAATAAAAACTGTTGTCCTGCCCCTATTCCACATTCCTCGACACCCATGTACTCCAAGCTTCTCTGATCAGATGGAACTAAATTTTTCGTACCCATAGTTATCACCATCGTGATGCATTAAGCCATACTCTTTCCCAAATAAACAGGTGCGATGGTGCAAAAAGGGTCCCATAACATTACAAAATGCCCCCAGTCAACCAAATAATGCACAAAAATGGTGTCCACATTGATCCCATGTTCATGTATACTAATGAATGGATGTGGACAAGTGACTGATTTTAATAATGGTATTTGGAGAAAGGAGAACACTGGGGATCCTGTAAAGTAACACATATCTTCCTTATTGAAACTCATTGGTGTAGGAAGATCTTGAGAACATATAGTCTTTAGGGTGAGGATGTGCTGTACACTTCAAGGTACTTGatgtttattgcaaaatatatggaGTATGATTTATTCTGTATTAAAAATGGAAGTGCAAAAATTGTCTGTCATAGATATAAAAGAATTATGAGTACTTGGATTGGTGACAGGCTTGGAATAGTATGTGTAGCGTAGTTCTATGCCATAATCATCCGCCAGGGCCAACAGTATATTTAATTTGCTACTGATATTAACATCTACATTTTTGAGCGAGTGACTACTCATTTAACAGCAATTGTCGTAAGCAAACACTTAAGGCACTTGTCTGCAACAGTTAGATTTTGGGCTGTCTTGCATGAACTGCTCTCTTTGGGTCATGCTCCAGCATTTCAAATGGGATAAAGTAAGGACTTTAACTCAGTAAGGCAAAAGCACAACATTTTTTCTACATCTGCCTTTCGGTTGTAGAATTACTTGTTTGTTTAGTGTCATTGTTGTGCTGCACCGGTGATCGCAAAGAATGGTGCCCAGAGAGCAGCCAGCTTCCTCTGTTGATCTACAACACAGAGTTTACATTCCTACAAATTCCAGGTTAATTAGAGCAGCAGATGCTGAAAATCCTTCCAAAAGAAGCTGCCGTAATTCTGCTGCTCCTGATCGCAGGCAAAAGTGGAAGTTCCATTCCTATACCTGTTTGCATGCTTTTAGTGGCATTAGAAATGGCTTGGAAAAGCATGCTTTTTATCTAAAGTGGGTAAGTGGCTTAACAAACGAAAGAACACAGCTACACATATTTAAAGAACAAATCCATCTGTAGTGGAGATGTTATTGATTAAATATACCCTCCTCCACATAAAGCAAACAGGGGTGGAGGCATTTGGGAATCTCTTAATTTACCAGAAGCTGAGAAGCAGATTCCTTTAAATCCTTGTTTGCTCTCCTTGCAGCGCTCAGCAGATATTTATGGAACAGCTCCTATAGCAGTCTCTAACACTTTCTGGCCTTACATTCACCTTGTCTTCATCACAGTTCTTCCTATCTTACATGTGTCAGCTGTACATTCACTCACCACATAACGATCATTTCCTCCATGGGTTAGAAGAGAGAAAAAGTGAATGACTATGATCAATGATATACAACACATAAAACGTTGTTGTGCTGGATGTTTTCATAACCACTATGGTGGAAGAGTCCATTTGCACAACCAAGTTCCAGCAGTACAATATTCAAGTTCTGCTTTTACTTAGACATTCCAAGGAATGTCATTCCGAGGCATATCAattttcattttgcaaaatgtaataGTTAATGAATGAATCTGGTGTGCTTAAGTAAAACTGGGAACACTTGAAACCACATTTTGCTGCCGAATGTGGTATGAGGTGAATAAATGTTCCTTTCTGCATACAAGTTACTTAAACTTAACATTATCAGAAATCTCCCAATGTAATTCCAAATTGTTTGCATGGCCATTAAAATAAAGCCTGATCTCACTCACTAATAATTCAGTTGTGCTAGGTTGGGCCAGTAAATTTACCTCTACAAATATTTTATGGCTAAAGAGGTGAGAGATGTATTTTCTGTAGAGGTATGATATATGGTGCATTCACTTGGGGCATTTAGATCTTTAGCACTTTGTAACAGTGTTTAGAGCTTGTTTTAAGTTAACCTAATAGTGACTCCAAATGGTTCTAGGGTGGAATGGAAAGGAGAAATGAATGGTGTGCAGCACATAGAAAAATGGGGGAAATAAACGAACACATGTCCATTGAGTCTATTTACTCATAATACAGTGGTGGTGTTGGGGAAAACACCATTACAAGTGGAATAATCACCAGGATCTATAATTCTCTTTGCATGAGTAGCATAACATAAAAttactattgtttttattattattattattattattattattattattattattacattctttattactatgcttttattattattctaacaATTATTATATGACACTTCTATGTGTTTGATTATAGATGTTGCTATGAAGAGAGAGGTCAGAAATGACTGATGTGGAGCCTGTGGTCACAGATTTTGCAGCATCAGGAAGATCAGGTCGCCGCAATGCCTTACCAGATATCTTGGGTTCTCCAGCAGGAGCAGAGACCTCTGATCTGCCACAGAAATTAGCAGAGCTCTCTGTATCTCAAggtaattgttttattataatacatttacacaggcctggcgctcccattaggcaaggttaggcacttgcctagggcgccgggctctggagggcgcctggaagGCGCCACAgaactgtaaattaattttaaaactgtgcggcgaccgctgaccatacctgtcacggccgccacacagcattcagatgcatggggagggggggaagaggctattgctcaccaccgccacctctctgctccgtctccgcccctccactctctagtgtcagtgagtggagggggggagacggagcagagaggcggcggtggtgagacaaggtaagaaaagatggggtgaggagggaggagggcgccaatttttgcggggggggggggggggagagggcgcctattttgcctagggcgccatggaccctagcaccggccctgcatttACACTGACTGATGCTACAACATTTCACCATTAACGATTTAATACCAGTAATAGGGTGTTGACCCATCTAAACTATGTAAAACTGCCTAATGCTACTGGCAAATAGAGTACCATATTCCAGTGCCTactctgatttctcctgctttaaccgattgataaattaaaagaacagCTGTGATGGCTCATCttagcttagtaaatagacccctctgTGAGTAATTTATGAATACTGGCACTGTGCAGTTTCATACAATTGTGAACATCATTTTGTCCTGGTAGTTAAAGTGCTGTAAAGTTTTACTCATACGTTTCATTGACAGCTCTTTGTGACTTCATACTTGCCAtttctcccggattgtccgggagactcctgaaatcccggaaggtctcctggactcccgggagagcaggcaagtatcccgcatactgctatttgttggccaaaattatgcgattcgccgtgaatcgcgtcattttggccccacccccgtaacaaaatgacatttttgtcGCCGGGGTCTGGTCAAATGACACGATTGACtgcgccccgcccccctcccaccctccaaccacgccccctgcccgggatctcccggaatgcaATGTTATAAGCTTGGCAAGTATATGTTACTTGCGTTATTATTTCTGGACCTATTGCACTGCCCATACTGACTGGTTTTACTTTATATCTCTTGCAAAGGAATGTGCATGTTTGATATGAGAATCCCAGAAAGCTGGTGAAGACATGCATTATCTTGTTCCATTGATGCATCAGCCTGGACTTAATTCTCTAGCTCAAAGCCATAACTACCATAGGTGCAGTGGGTACAGCTGCTATGGGGCCCTCAGCTGACAGGGGCCTGCCTTCCCTGTCAAAAACCAATGTGTATATGTGAGATTTTCACCATATGGGACAAAATTTTGCAATGGTGTACACAAATGTCTATTTACGCCCCCTGACTCTTACCGAACCATATGAAATGTATGTATTCTAATGACACTATTGTTAATTTGAAAGGAAACCTCTCTACCTTTGTCTCTTAGCAGCCTCCACTGTTCTTTTACTAAGATATGCCACATCCGCATGGACAAGTCCCTGCAAGTATCAATGCCTTCCAAAGTTGCTAGGAAAGAGGCAGtccaaaaaggaaataaaaaattgcTGACCGAAAATCAATATTGAGAGCCTTTGAGGCTAACACTGACAAACATTTTCAACACCTTAGACATGATTTTGCCAACGTCATAGAGACTCTTGCCTAGCGAGGTTGGAGGAGCGATGTTCTGAGATGGAGAATGCAATGTCTGCACAAGAGCTGCGTCTTGTCTTTCTGCACAAGACAATGGAGACATTACAGGTTAAAGGAGAAAACCCTGATAATAACTTAAGGCACTAAAACCTCAAAATAGCAGGTCTTTCTGAGGCTGTTAGGTATGAGGAGTTCACAATTAAATGCATGATGCTAAACCCAACTAATATAATATTTGCAGTGAATTATCTACAAGTGTTCTCAGACCAAGAGGAGGCTTTTGCATAAACCGTACAGCAACATGAAGAGCACTCTAATTGATCTTATGATGACTAGGTGCAGCTAGAAGTTTAGAGGGAGGCTTTTTGGTACCTGATCTGTGTCTATGTACCAGTGGAGATTATGGTGATGGCTACAGTATTTGTAAAAGTGACAATTTCCTAATGTCTTTGACTATTTTAATAATGTTCCTGTATTATTGTTTCTGGTTGCATGTTGATGATGTATGGGCTAATGCCTTCTTGTCAATCTTTTCCAAGCAAGCCTACATGGTCTCAGCCTCCCACAAACTCAGAGAACGACTATATTGATGTGTATTTTTCATAAATGCAAGAATTTTGCACCTACTTTGTACACTCCTGACACATATACTTTGAATGTAGTAGAATGTAACTCCCCAGTCAATGGCAGGAGAATCACACCTACCTTGGCTAAGGATTGATATCATCTTGTTTCAGGAATCCTTTCTGCTCGAACACTTGAGAACCAGCTGGGTTGGTCAAACATACTTTGCCTGATTTACAACAGAAGCTGAGggacagttatttatttttttactgtctgTCTTTCCAGGTCCATATCATTCTTAATGACCAAGAGGAAACATCTCTTTTTTTCTTAGAAGCCACCCTAAATTCCTGAAAATATATCATAGTTAATTTATAAGATTCAGTGACTCTGATGGATCCTTTTTATAAATCTTACTAACTCTATTGCCTCTTTTGGATACCACATGGTTATTATATCAAGAAATTTTATTGCTGTGGGGAACCCTAATCTGGATAGACTCTTCCCTAATGTCTTCCCTAAGTGCTACAATAGCCTTGCCAAAGTAATGTCCAAAAATAATACTTTGGCTCCTTTCAGGCATGCACATAGTGCATCTTGCACCAAATGTCTATGCATGGTTAGGGCTGCAAACTATTAACTAGACTATTTGTTGATATTCTCCCCCTTGAGATAGACATTGACATGGGGATGTGGTCTGATCATACTCCTTTGTGGTTCAACTTGGACTAGTAGGGGCACAGAAATTTGCTTAGTGGTATTTTCAAAATGACTTTACTTTATTACCAAGCCCAAGCTGCAGTTTGCTCTGAAATCTGTGTGACTTGACCATAAAGCAAATAATAAAGCACACATGGAGAACCTCATCAGGTATGCATACATAGCAGTGCTCAGGAGGATAATAATGTTTCAGAATTTCGAAAATATTTTGCTGAAAGCTATAATATATCACTGTTCAGGGAGGCCCAAACATGTTTTTCTATATGCAAAACTGATCCCTCCCCTAATAATGGGATCAAGTATATGGAAAGTAAAATATTggtaaaatattagtactgctcctGACTTGTAAAACTCATAACCTGAAAATCAGTTTTGCTGAGCagtgcaaaaaatatttaaaaaaaatattgaaattataTAAAGTAATGAAGAAGGTGCATTTTAGGGGTGCTCTTGCTGTTTGAAGATGCACATGGTCGTCTCTACTTTGCAAAAGTACTTCATACTGGCACCAACCTTTAGGAAATCAAGTCTCATCCTATAATTTACCCTTTTGCGCCTTCAAGATGCTTGCTTGGATTAATTGATGTCATAAATTAGCACAActatgcagtattttaggaggaaaatggagaagatttatttaataaaatgtgtgtctCCTGCTTGCCTATATGAAATACCTAGAGGTGGGCAAATCAAATTTTAGAGCATTACCATCATTCCTGGTTCACCAAACATTTTTTGAATAAATAAAACCCATTGCAGAATCCGGCCAATTGCAGTGCAAAGAATGTGAAGAAGCCAATCAGCAAATGTATAGAAACCTCTAAAAGGAGCTTAAAATCCATCTAGAAATATTGAATTAGTGGAAAACTGTTTTCCGTGAGACAGTGTGTGACTAATACTATTAAGAGCTCAGACTACTGTACGCTTGTGTGCGGTAACATTCTCCAGTCTATGTTTTCATCATAAATGATTAGCACTGCTGTCTGCTAATACATAATGCATATTAGAAACATACATCCCATATGCTGAACACTGTGCTGTTTAGGAGtactatatatttttaagtattttttttccattttacaaATTGCCCTTATTGTCACAGTCCtatgaaacatagaaacatagaatttgacggcagataagaaccgcttggcccatctagtctgcccattgttttattaacctatggtaaccttaaaccttatttgatcccttattcttttttagaatattcttatgtctattccaagcatgtttaaactgctctactgtattagcctctaccacatctgatgggatgTTATATGCTTATTAAAGTTCTTGTTAATTATGTATAATATCAATgctcacatttttattttcattgatcGCATATACTTCTGTCCATTGTATACACATCTATTAGTAGTATTGTTTCTGTTACAAGTTACCTTTTCGAAAGCACATATTAGTTTTGCAATCAATATCATCATAAATGTAAATAAGCATTAAAACATCCAAATATCAAATAAACTCTGGAGGTCATTTAGGTACAGAGACAGATTAAGACCACATGccaccctaggcaagatactggtttgagcCTCCCTTCTCTGGTTCCTCTATATAATTCTATTTACCTACTGTATACACACCAAACGCTATACAGAGGTCACATATTACATCACACAACTGGTATATACACTGGCATGCCTATAttgcccaccaacttttctcacacattaactgtaTAGGTGCTGACCCAGCAGTacaatttacagtagtatacagtaCACAGACAGCAAAGATCCATAATACAATACGTAATACTATTAAATTAgacataattatacaaagaccagatGTTTACTAATTAACAGATAAGTTGGTAATGCAGGTTaaattatttacaggacagtgagaaAGAGTGATGGTAATGCCCAATATGAGGTAGGCATGGGCTCAAGACAACAGGGCTAGGAAAGCAGGCCTGGAGGtttgaatgtgaggtttgaagaggaaggagttgaggatgaccccgaggcagtGGACCTGACTGACAGTAACTAGAGTAGTGTTGTCAACAGAAAGTGAGAGGAGTTGAGGTGTGGGAGCCCATGAGGGGGAAAGACGATGATTTCAGTCTTAgaaatattgggcctgagtcatcaaggagagcacagtaaaaaaagtaatacatttgatcttggacaaaccatgttacaatgcaaagtgtgcaaagtagtttattattttgcatataagaaaaatatgcccttccccaactataaatatgtgcccacgttttaaatttactcccccctccaatgcaacatggttttgccaaggtgcaaagttattcttttttttttgctttgctctccttaatgactcagactaaaaggggcatattcaattgtttcttttccgcgccgcggaaaaactattaccgttaatacggtaatagttagctggatttcagctcgcggctcagggagctgcgagctgaaattcagcgagaaaactactgtattaacgttttttacgcacacaattaccgtaataacggtaatcgtgcacggacCGCGAGATTTCGCTGTTTCcgctgagaattgaatatgccacatAGAGGCTTATTTAGAGCTGGACGATTTTTTGTGTCAAAAGAGCAAGTGTAAAATACATGGTGCAAAAGAGGTacattttacatgtttatttgAGTAGCACAATAGCTTACAATTTATGCAGTTGAAAATAGACACATctgcataaaaatacatttcaagtATATCTAGATACGCTTTAAGTGTATTATGAAGCAGCGGCATACTTGCTACATTAAACATCATTATCACGTTAATGATGATGAGTGgtgttttaatgtaaaaataaaaaatgtttaataaatgtttttgctaAAAACAGCATAAAAAGTGATCCAAACACCAGCACTAATAGTCAGGGACATCTAAAGCACTTACAGGGAGACAAAAAGCATGGCGTCCAggggggggctggcaaattttagcctggggggcaagactcaattcagcaacctattaagaacattttaaaggaaaaagaaatgcaggtggcccagtgtccagtccaaggtagcccactatgagagcAGCCTAGGAGGCAGGCACCCCTCTgtcccctagcccagcctgcccctgatggtGTCCCACCAGGATATGATAGGGTGGGCTGGTCAAACTATAACAGGAAGATCCGCAGCATGAGGTCCCTCTGTCATAATGTAACACAGCCCCAGCCTGTTCTGTACAAGGCTGATTTCCACATTATGCAAAAAGTTTAATATGGACACATTGATATGCATTTTTCACGCACATGCACAGAGAGAAAGCGTGATTTACACTTAAAAACATGGCTTGTACCCAAATGAACCCCATAATAGTTTAGGCTAAcaagttattttttctttgtttaacaAATGACTTTATCTCTCAAATGCAAAATGTATGGCATACGTACATTTCCCATTTATAAAAATAGTGTCCAAATCATCATATCTCAAGATGGTTTTAATGAATTTGTAAGCAATTACAAGAAGTTTGTATTTGCAGTTTAATATCTTATCAATCTAGTCTACAGTTGTTGCAGGATGTTTCTTTGTTCCAAATTAGTGTAATGTTATATCTATcagttataataacattttttacaGCATACGTATAGTTCCTGTGAATCTTGAATGGAGTGAATTTATGAGTTATCTATTGctgatctatttttatttttccagtgTACTATGGCCTAATTGCACTTTCAATTCCAACTGCCACACGTATTACACATTTAGACAATATAATAGAAGAGAGTTTTGGCAATACAGACCACTGATCAAGCATTTTCTTCTAATATCCTAGTGGATGGAAGAATTATAGGACAATTTAACTACGATTTAACTACGATTCTAGCATTTTCTGTCCTTAAATTGCGGAACTGGTTAAAGTTTCATCCTCTTTTTCAAATCTATTTTGTAAATCTATTAACACCAGTCCCATCAAATAAATTTTTTGGGACTGGTGTTAATAGATTTTCTGTGGGACGGAGTTATGGTGAGTTTGCTGAATGTCATTATTACATTCATTACCACTTACATATTATTTCTgacatacttcatcatcatcatcatatttatttatatagcgccactgattccgcagcactgtacagagaactcattcacatcag encodes the following:
- the PKIB gene encoding cAMP-dependent protein kinase inhibitor beta — its product is MTDVEPVVTDFAASGRSGRRNALPDILGSPAGAETSDLPQKLAELSVSQDAGAEGGGATSGEASAETPEEKSDT